The Gadus chalcogrammus isolate NIFS_2021 chromosome 10, NIFS_Gcha_1.0, whole genome shotgun sequence genome contains a region encoding:
- the septin6 gene encoding septin-6 isoform X1 encodes MASTEIARQAGEGARAVPLAGHVGFDSMPDQLVNKSVNHGFCFNILCVGETGLGKSTLMDTLFNTKFEGEPTQHNQPGVQLKSNTYELQESNVRLKLTVVNTVGFGDQINKEDSYKSIVEFIDAQFEAYLQEELKIKRTLHSYHDTRIHACLYFIAPTGHSLKSLDLVTMKKLDSKVNIIPIIAKSDAISKSELTKFKIKITSELVSNGVQIYQFPTDDETVAEINSTMNGHLPFAVVGSTEEVKIGNKMVKARQYPWGTVQVENENHCDFVKLREMLIRVNMEDLREQTHTSHYELYRRCKLEEMGFKDTDPDCKPFSLQETYEAKRNEFMGELQKKEEEMRQMFVQRVKEKEGELKEAEKELHEKFDRLKKLHQDEKKKLEDKRKSLDDELNMFKQKKTAAELLLNQAQQAGGSTTLKRDKERKNNPWLCTE; translated from the exons ATGGCGTCTACGGAGATAGCCAGGCAGGCG GGAGAGGGTGCCCGTGCAGTCCCTCTGGCCGGCCATGTCGGCTTCGACAGCATGCCCGACCAACTGGTCAACAAGTCGGTCAACCACGGCTTCTGCTTCAACATCCTCTGCGTCG GGGAGACCGGGCTGGGGAAGTCCACCCTCATGGACACCTTGTTCAACACCAAGTTCGAGGGCGAGCCCACTCAGCACAACCAGCCCGGAGTGCAGCTCAAGTCCAACACCTACGAGCTCCAGGAGAGCAACGTGCGGCTCAAGCTCACCGTGGTCAACACCGTGGGCTTCGGGGACCAGATCAACAAGGAGGACAG TTACAAATCCATCGTGGAGTTCATCGACGCCCAGTTTGAGGCCTATCTACAGGAGGAGCTTAAAATCAAGCGCACCCTACACAGTTACCACGACACGCGCATCCACGCATGCCTGTACTTCATCGCGCCCACGGGACACTCCCTCAAATCGCTCGACTTGGTGACCATGAAGAAACTCGATAGCAAG GTCAACATTATTCCAATCATTGCCAAATCCGATGCCATTTCCAAGAGCGAGCTGACCAAGTTCAAGATCAAAATCACCAGCGAGTTGGTCAGCAACGGGGTCCAGATCTACCAGTTCCCCACGGACGACGAGACGGTGGCCGAGATCAACTCCACCATGAAC GGCCATTTGCCATTCGCCGTGGTGGGGAGCACGGAGGAGGTGAAGATCGGGAACAAGATGGTGAAGGCTCGGCAGTACCCCTGGGGGACGGTGCAGG TGGAGAACGAGAACCACTGCGACTTCGTGAAGCTGCGGGAGATGCTGATCAGGGTGAACATGGAGGACCTGCGGGAGCAGACGCACACGAGCCACTACGAGCTGTACCGCCGCTGCAAGCTGGAGGAGATGGGCTTCAAGGACACGGACCCCGACTGCAAGCCCTTCAG TCTGCAGGAGACCTACGAGGCCAAGAGGAACGAGTTCATGGGCGAGCtgcagaagaaggaggaggaaatgaGGCAGATGTTCGTCCAGCGAGTCAAGGAGAAGGAGGGCGAGCTCAAGGAGGCAgagaaggag CTGCACGAGAAGTTTGACCGCCTGAAGAAGCTCCACCAGgacgagaagaagaagctggaggACAAGAGGAAATCTCTGGACGACGAGCTGAACATGTTCAAACAGAAGAAGACGGCGGCAGAGCTGCTGCTGAATCAGGCCCAGCAGGCAGGGGGCTCCACCACCCTCAAGAGGgacaaggagaggaagaa TAATCCGTGGCTCTGCACTGAGTAG
- the septin6 gene encoding septin-6 isoform X3 yields the protein MASTEIARQAGEGARAVPLAGHVGFDSMPDQLVNKSVNHGFCFNILCVGETGLGKSTLMDTLFNTKFEGEPTQHNQPGVQLKSNTYELQESNVRLKLTVVNTVGFGDQINKEDSYKSIVEFIDAQFEAYLQEELKIKRTLHSYHDTRIHACLYFIAPTGHSLKSLDLVTMKKLDSKVNIIPIIAKSDAISKSELTKFKIKITSELVSNGVQIYQFPTDDETVAEINSTMNGHLPFAVVGSTEEVKIGNKMVKARQYPWGTVQVENENHCDFVKLREMLIRVNMEDLREQTHTSHYELYRRCKLEEMGFKDTDPDCKPFSLQETYEAKRNEFMGELQKKEEEMRQMFVQRVKEKEGELKEAEKELHEKFDRLKKLHQDEKKKLEDKRKSLDDELNMFKQKKTAAELLLNQAQQAGGSTTLKRDKERKN from the exons ATGGCGTCTACGGAGATAGCCAGGCAGGCG GGAGAGGGTGCCCGTGCAGTCCCTCTGGCCGGCCATGTCGGCTTCGACAGCATGCCCGACCAACTGGTCAACAAGTCGGTCAACCACGGCTTCTGCTTCAACATCCTCTGCGTCG GGGAGACCGGGCTGGGGAAGTCCACCCTCATGGACACCTTGTTCAACACCAAGTTCGAGGGCGAGCCCACTCAGCACAACCAGCCCGGAGTGCAGCTCAAGTCCAACACCTACGAGCTCCAGGAGAGCAACGTGCGGCTCAAGCTCACCGTGGTCAACACCGTGGGCTTCGGGGACCAGATCAACAAGGAGGACAG TTACAAATCCATCGTGGAGTTCATCGACGCCCAGTTTGAGGCCTATCTACAGGAGGAGCTTAAAATCAAGCGCACCCTACACAGTTACCACGACACGCGCATCCACGCATGCCTGTACTTCATCGCGCCCACGGGACACTCCCTCAAATCGCTCGACTTGGTGACCATGAAGAAACTCGATAGCAAG GTCAACATTATTCCAATCATTGCCAAATCCGATGCCATTTCCAAGAGCGAGCTGACCAAGTTCAAGATCAAAATCACCAGCGAGTTGGTCAGCAACGGGGTCCAGATCTACCAGTTCCCCACGGACGACGAGACGGTGGCCGAGATCAACTCCACCATGAAC GGCCATTTGCCATTCGCCGTGGTGGGGAGCACGGAGGAGGTGAAGATCGGGAACAAGATGGTGAAGGCTCGGCAGTACCCCTGGGGGACGGTGCAGG TGGAGAACGAGAACCACTGCGACTTCGTGAAGCTGCGGGAGATGCTGATCAGGGTGAACATGGAGGACCTGCGGGAGCAGACGCACACGAGCCACTACGAGCTGTACCGCCGCTGCAAGCTGGAGGAGATGGGCTTCAAGGACACGGACCCCGACTGCAAGCCCTTCAG TCTGCAGGAGACCTACGAGGCCAAGAGGAACGAGTTCATGGGCGAGCtgcagaagaaggaggaggaaatgaGGCAGATGTTCGTCCAGCGAGTCAAGGAGAAGGAGGGCGAGCTCAAGGAGGCAgagaaggag CTGCACGAGAAGTTTGACCGCCTGAAGAAGCTCCACCAGgacgagaagaagaagctggaggACAAGAGGAAATCTCTGGACGACGAGCTGAACATGTTCAAACAGAAGAAGACGGCGGCAGAGCTGCTGCTGAATCAGGCCCAGCAGGCAGGGGGCTCCACCACCCTCAAGAGGgacaaggagaggaagaa TTAA
- the LOC130390730 gene encoding ubiquitin-conjugating enzyme E2 A gives MSTPARRRLMRDFKRLQEDPPAGVSGAPSENNIMVWNAVIFGPEGTPFEDGTFKLTIEFTEEYPNKPPTVRFVSKMFHPNVYADGSICLDILQNRWSPTYDVSSILTSIQSLLDEPNPNSPANSQAAQLYQENKREYEKRVSAIVEQSWRDC, from the exons ATGTCAACCCCGGCCAGACGACGACTCATGAGAGATTTTAAACG GCTGCAAGAAGACCCCCCAGCCGGGGTGAGTGGAGCTCCGTCCGAGAATAATATTATGGTCTGGAATGCTGTCATATTTGG ACCAGAGGGAACACCCTTTGAAGATG GAACCTTTAAACTCACTATCGAGTTCACAGAAGAGTATCCAAATAAACCCCCAACAGTGCGTTTTGTCTCCAAAATGTTTCATCCAAATG tTTATGCCGATGGCAGCATATGTTTAGACATTCTACAGAATCGCTGGAGTCCAACTTATGATGTTTCTTCAATATTAACTTCAATACAG TCTTTACTGGATGAGCCCAATCCAAACAGCCCGGCCAACAGCCAGGCCGCCCAGCTGTACCAGGAGAACAAGCGGGAGTACGAGAAGAGGGTGTCGGCTATTGTCGAGCAGAGTTGGCGTGATTGTTGa
- the septin6 gene encoding septin-6 isoform X2, translated as MASTEIARQAGEGARAVPLAGHVGFDSMPDQLVNKSVNHGFCFNILCVGETGLGKSTLMDTLFNTKFEGEPTQHNQPGVQLKSNTYELQESNVRLKLTVVNTVGFGDQINKEDSYKSIVEFIDAQFEAYLQEELKIKRTLHSYHDTRIHACLYFIAPTGHSLKSLDLVTMKKLDSKVNIIPIIAKSDAISKSELTKFKIKITSELVSNGVQIYQFPTDDETVAEINSTMNGHLPFAVVGSTEEVKIGNKMVKARQYPWGTVQVENENHCDFVKLREMLIRVNMEDLREQTHTSHYELYRRCKLEEMGFKDTDPDCKPFSLQETYEAKRNEFMGELQKKEEEMRQMFVQRVKEKEGELKEAEKELHEKFDRLKKLHQDEKKKLEDKRKSLDDELNMFKQKKTAAELLLNQAQQAGGSTTLKRDKERKNFF; from the exons ATGGCGTCTACGGAGATAGCCAGGCAGGCG GGAGAGGGTGCCCGTGCAGTCCCTCTGGCCGGCCATGTCGGCTTCGACAGCATGCCCGACCAACTGGTCAACAAGTCGGTCAACCACGGCTTCTGCTTCAACATCCTCTGCGTCG GGGAGACCGGGCTGGGGAAGTCCACCCTCATGGACACCTTGTTCAACACCAAGTTCGAGGGCGAGCCCACTCAGCACAACCAGCCCGGAGTGCAGCTCAAGTCCAACACCTACGAGCTCCAGGAGAGCAACGTGCGGCTCAAGCTCACCGTGGTCAACACCGTGGGCTTCGGGGACCAGATCAACAAGGAGGACAG TTACAAATCCATCGTGGAGTTCATCGACGCCCAGTTTGAGGCCTATCTACAGGAGGAGCTTAAAATCAAGCGCACCCTACACAGTTACCACGACACGCGCATCCACGCATGCCTGTACTTCATCGCGCCCACGGGACACTCCCTCAAATCGCTCGACTTGGTGACCATGAAGAAACTCGATAGCAAG GTCAACATTATTCCAATCATTGCCAAATCCGATGCCATTTCCAAGAGCGAGCTGACCAAGTTCAAGATCAAAATCACCAGCGAGTTGGTCAGCAACGGGGTCCAGATCTACCAGTTCCCCACGGACGACGAGACGGTGGCCGAGATCAACTCCACCATGAAC GGCCATTTGCCATTCGCCGTGGTGGGGAGCACGGAGGAGGTGAAGATCGGGAACAAGATGGTGAAGGCTCGGCAGTACCCCTGGGGGACGGTGCAGG TGGAGAACGAGAACCACTGCGACTTCGTGAAGCTGCGGGAGATGCTGATCAGGGTGAACATGGAGGACCTGCGGGAGCAGACGCACACGAGCCACTACGAGCTGTACCGCCGCTGCAAGCTGGAGGAGATGGGCTTCAAGGACACGGACCCCGACTGCAAGCCCTTCAG TCTGCAGGAGACCTACGAGGCCAAGAGGAACGAGTTCATGGGCGAGCtgcagaagaaggaggaggaaatgaGGCAGATGTTCGTCCAGCGAGTCAAGGAGAAGGAGGGCGAGCTCAAGGAGGCAgagaaggag CTGCACGAGAAGTTTGACCGCCTGAAGAAGCTCCACCAGgacgagaagaagaagctggaggACAAGAGGAAATCTCTGGACGACGAGCTGAACATGTTCAAACAGAAGAAGACGGCGGCAGAGCTGCTGCTGAATCAGGCCCAGCAGGCAGGGGGCTCCACCACCCTCAAGAGGgacaaggagaggaagaa CTTTTTTTAA
- the nkrf gene encoding NF-kappa-B-repressing factor, producing MAEGLSIGEMPSFDLSTNSEAKKRPNSSDGREEPIRKMPISKFGARARFEPVHFVSGGSSGGGAGTDEKENDKERKRSDPHGARPWEAEQPSYGGGRAQGYSAPRSAFDRVPSFGSDSWRDRDRDRTRDRDRDVPSGSTSTGPGLGYAARGATSNYMAKTQQDYTAKYEAHGSRGSDSYSQPTRHEGYSGGNRSTAWDAGRQGSGYGPQDRPSSSSSSSRPFSRVYNSPGRVSPSQAQSAALPPPRPIPSALMEEKQRLITSVSAALAVSLRDPMYMTGTDSPNYNFMLSRSIQACKTNPEYIYVNLKDIPQADLPKNRKVLTEGYACELRCQCVYLATGYSGSKNGARDRASEQAVKLFLKPAEVRIVQRKYRHSVVTDIVVCQMHSPTPAFLPALRNPEDKPTPSSKGQYEPDKRKHWTEFVVVDNAHDAICILNNSAAFNRMKIDYKFDLVPNSSYWLCSVYLQEELVAQSRGTKKSSKHTAAEEAVRKLRMNQAAREQEQQQQQEQQQQQQQQQHPRGNHQSDPSSGWFGQQVGRKKHLSELVILENSDNAICIINDTAQFNKVSADYKFTVLPDHRWRCEVYLEGQYVAAGLGPKKIVKHIAAEEALATLRQTQAVVKSNLRKDGHCDAISRHQILARSNEESIKQEIKEDNIGNQLLRKMGWKGGGLGRDGEGIAEPIKVKEQFSREGLGMDMDKPSNQLSKRDIEDIIRNYATSERQDDLRFSSDLNNDERKQIHHISQKYGLRSKSYGQGRQRFLVVSRKVHKDQLIGQLLQEGQVGRYELVKPQASH from the exons ATGGCAGAAGGGCTTAGCATTGGCGAAATGCCCTCCTTTGACCTGAGTACAAATTCTGAAGCAAAAAAGAGACCCAATTCATCGGATGGCA GAGAAGAGCCTATAAGGAAAATGCCCATATCAAAGTTTGGTGCCAGAGCGCGCTTTGAGCCTGTGCACTTTGTCAGTGGGGGGAGCAGTGGCGGCGGAGCCGGCACTGATGAGAAGGAGAACGACAAGGAGCGCAAAAGGAGCGACCCCCATGGCGCGCGGCCATGGGAGGCCGAGCAGCCCTCCTACGGCGGCGGGAGGGCCCAGGGTTACTCCGCCCCCAGGTCCGCCTTCGACAGAGTGCCGTCCTTCGGCTCGGACTCCTGGAGGGATCGGGACAGGGACAGGACCcgggatagagacagagacgtCCCCTCGGGAAGCACGAGTACCGGCCCCGGTCTAGGCTATGCGGCCCGCGGGGCCACCTCCAACTACATGGCCAAGACGCAGCAGGACTACACCGCGAAGTACGAAGCGCACGGCTCCCGGGGTTCCGATTCCTACTCGCAGCCCACCAGGCACGAGGGGTACAGCGGAGGGAACCGATCGACAGCGTGGGACGCCGGGCGGCAGGGGTCGGGCTACGGTCCCCAGGaccggccctcctcctcctcctcctccagccggcCGTTCAGCCGGGTCTACAACAGCCCAGGCAGGGTCAGCCCCAGCCAGGCACAGTCGGCGGCGCTGCCCCCGCCTCGGCCCATACCCTCAGCCCTCATGGAGGAGAAACAGCGACTGATCACCAGCGTGTCCGCTGCACTAGCCGTCTCCTTAAGAGACCCCATGTACATGACCGGGACCGACTCGCCCAACTACAACTTCATGCTGAGCCGCAGCATCCAGGCCTGCAAGACCAACCCCGAGTATATTTATGTCAACCTGAAGGATATCCCTCAAGCCGACCTCCCGAAGAACAGGAAGGTACTGACGGAAGGCTACGCGTGCGAGTTGAGGTGCCAGTGTGTTTATCTCGCCACTGGATACTCGGGCAGTAAGAACGGAGCCAGGGACCGTGCCTCAGAGCAGGCCGTGAAACTCTTCCTGAAGCCGGCTGAAGTTCGTATTGTGCAGCGCAAGTATAGACACTCTGTTGTCACCGACATCGTGGTATGTCAGATGCACAGTCCCACCCCAGCCTTTTTGCCTGCCCTTCGTAATCCAGAGGACAAGCCGACGCCTAGCTCGAAGGGCCAATATGAGCCTGACAAACGTAAACACTGGACAGAATTTGTGGTCGTTGACAACGCTCACGATGCCATATGCATACTGAACAACTCTGCCGCCTTTAACCGCATGAAGATCGACTACAAGTTTGACCTGGTCCCAAACAGCAGTTACTGGCTCTGTAGCGTCTacctgcaggaggagctggtggcccAGTCTAGGGGCACGAAGAAGAGCTCGAAGCACACAGCAGCCGAGGAGGCAGTGAGGAAGCTGCGCATGAATCAGGCAGCCCGGGAacaagagcagcagcagcagcaagagcagcagcagcaacagcagcaacagcagcatccCAGAGGAAACCATCAGTCGGATCCCTCTAGTGGCTGGTTTGGCCAACAGGTCGGCAGGAAAAAGCACTTGAGTGAGTTGGTTATTCTTGAAAACTCAGATAATGCCATCTGCATCATCAACGACACTGCTCAGTTTAATAAAGTATCGGCCGACTACAAGTTTACCGTGTTGCCCGACCACCGCTGGAGATGCGAGGTGTACCTGGAAGGACAGTATGTCGCCGCGGGACTCGGGCCCAAAAAAATAGTGAAACACATCGCAGCGGAGGAGGCCCTGGCTACCTTGAGACAGACGCAGGCCGTGGTTAAGTCCAACCTCAGGAAGGACGGTCACTGCGATGCCATATCACGCCATCAGATCCTGGCGCGTTCGAATGAAGAGAGCATCAAGCAGGAGATCAAGGAGGACAACATCGGGAACCAGCTCCTCCGCAAGATGGGCTGGAAGGGGGGTGGACTGGGCAGGGACGGCGAGGGGATCGCAGAGCCCATCAAGGTCAAGGAGCAGTTCTCCAGAGAAGGTCTCGGCATGGACATGGACAAGCCTTCGAATCAGCTCAGCAAGCGAGACATCGAAGACATCATCCGAAACTACGCCACCTCTGAACGCCAAGATGACCTGCGCTTCTCCAGCGACCTGAACAACGACGAGCGAAAGCAGATCCACCACATATCCCAGAAATACGGCCTACGCAGCAAGTCGTACGGACAGGGCCGGCAACGCTTTCTAGTTGTCAGCCGCAAGGTACATAAAGACCAGCTCATCGGTCAGCTGCTACAGGAAGGCCAGGTCGGCCGCTACGAGCTGGTGAAGCCTCAGGCGTCTCACTGA